A window of the Phaenicophaeus curvirostris isolate KB17595 chromosome 9, BPBGC_Pcur_1.0, whole genome shotgun sequence genome harbors these coding sequences:
- the BNIP3 gene encoding BCL2/adenovirus E1B 19 kDa protein-interacting protein 3 isoform X2, with the protein MFLQKLCSWVELHFSSNGNGSGSTVTPMSQEQVPASISIHNGDMEKILLDAQHESGRSSSRESSHCDSPPRSQTPLDSHRALEVESHSSGEKNSFQSEEDFLERRREVERLLKKNADWIWDWSSRPENIPPKEFLFKHPRRTATLSMRNTSVMKKGGIFSAEFLKVFLPSLLLSHLLAIGLGIYIGRRLTTTASSSTF; encoded by the exons ATGTTTCTGCAAAAACTTT GTTCCTGGGTGGAACTCCACTTCAGCAGTAATGGAAATGGCAGTGGAAGCACCGTCACACCGATGAGCCAAGAGCAAGTACCAGCTTCTATTTCCATTCACAATGGTGACATGGAGAAAATACTCCTTGATGCTCAACATGAATCTGGTAGAAGCAGTTCAAGAGAAAGTTCACATTGTGACAG CCCTCCTCGTTCCCAGACACCTCTGGACAGTCACAGAGCTTTGGAAGTAGAGAGTCACAGCAGTGGAGAAAAGAATAGCTTTCAG TCTGAAGAAGACTTtctggaaaggaggagagaagtAGAAAGGCTCCTGAAGAAGAATGCAGATTGGATATGGGATTGGTCCAGCAGGCCAGAGAACATCCCACCTAA GGAATTCCTTTTTAAACATCCCAGGCGTACAGCTACTCTCAGCATGAGAAATACCAGTGTAATGAAGAAAGGGGGGATATTCTCAGCAGAGTTTTTGAAggtttttcttccatctctgcttctttctcatCTGCTTGCCATCGGACTAGG GATTTACATTGGAAGACGCCTTACGACCACAGCTTCAAGCAGTACGTTTTAA
- the BNIP3 gene encoding BCL2/adenovirus E1B 19 kDa protein-interacting protein 3 isoform X1, with the protein MSRPSPQEENLQGSWVELHFSSNGNGSGSTVTPMSQEQVPASISIHNGDMEKILLDAQHESGRSSSRESSHCDSPPRSQTPLDSHRALEVESHSSGEKNSFQSEEDFLERRREVERLLKKNADWIWDWSSRPENIPPKEFLFKHPRRTATLSMRNTSVMKKGGIFSAEFLKVFLPSLLLSHLLAIGLGIYIGRRLTTTASSSTF; encoded by the exons ATGTCGCGGCCCAGCCCGCAGGAGGAGAACTTGCAGG GTTCCTGGGTGGAACTCCACTTCAGCAGTAATGGAAATGGCAGTGGAAGCACCGTCACACCGATGAGCCAAGAGCAAGTACCAGCTTCTATTTCCATTCACAATGGTGACATGGAGAAAATACTCCTTGATGCTCAACATGAATCTGGTAGAAGCAGTTCAAGAGAAAGTTCACATTGTGACAG CCCTCCTCGTTCCCAGACACCTCTGGACAGTCACAGAGCTTTGGAAGTAGAGAGTCACAGCAGTGGAGAAAAGAATAGCTTTCAG TCTGAAGAAGACTTtctggaaaggaggagagaagtAGAAAGGCTCCTGAAGAAGAATGCAGATTGGATATGGGATTGGTCCAGCAGGCCAGAGAACATCCCACCTAA GGAATTCCTTTTTAAACATCCCAGGCGTACAGCTACTCTCAGCATGAGAAATACCAGTGTAATGAAGAAAGGGGGGATATTCTCAGCAGAGTTTTTGAAggtttttcttccatctctgcttctttctcatCTGCTTGCCATCGGACTAGG GATTTACATTGGAAGACGCCTTACGACCACAGCTTCAAGCAGTACGTTTTAA